The sequence ATAATAGTTACATATCTTAAATGCCATGGCATCAACCTCGATGAGCATTCCGTCAAAACAAGCTTCGGTACCGATATTAAAGTACTTGCCGGGAATTCGCAGAAAACATGGTTAAATTATCTTTCTTAAAATTATTACTCAATAAAATTTAAACAGGCTCTAATATAGAGTTATGTAAATACATGATTTTATGATACAAAAAAATAGCTTTCTTTTAGTTCGTGTAAGATATAAAAGCTTCTTACCAACCAATGATGATTGATAGAATGGCCATACCACAAATTAAGTATAAATACCTATTCTAAAATGACTTGAGTTTATTATTTTTATCAAATAATAATACACCATGAATATCACATTAGATCTTTCCACTCTACGGGGATCATGCTTTACGCACGCCTTTATCATACCATGTAGAAAATTACAGTATGGCAAACTAATACCCACTACAAAATCTTTTATACTTCAATAAAAATCATAAAATAAACTAAAAACCATGGCAAATTTTGCATCATCAAAAAATCTTGGGAATGGATATCCAACTCCGGGACCTCAGCGACCTGACATTCAGGACATCATGAATCATGCTTATTTCTTAACAGACGGTCAGTGGAAAGAAGCAAAAGAAAATAATTCTTATGACTATGTAATTATAGGCTCAGGCTTCTGCGGATATGCCTTTGCTAAAAGAATTTTAGAAAAAGACAAAGAAGCCAAAATTCTCATGGTAGAGCGTGGAGGCTTTTTACTACCAACCCATTTTCAGAATTTAGGAGCGAGCTATAAAAAATTGGTCGGGCCAATTTCTGAAACTTTCCCTTGGAGTTTATCTCAGTCTACCATGCTGGAAAAAGCGCCTTATCGTGTAACGCAACATGGAATGTTACCTTATTTTGGAGGCAGAAGCTTCTTGTGGAGTGCTTGGTGCCCTCAACCGGAAAAAGCACAAGTCGAGAAATGGTCTCCGGTACTATTTAATTCTTTAACGCAAAAAAATGGTGAGACTTCTTACTTTGATGATGCGATCAAATTATTGCATGTTCATAAATCCAATGCATTGCCTTTTTCTAAGAATTTAAAAAAGTTGGGACTGGAAAATAATTTAGATCAATTACGATTACCAGAATATGGGACATTGCAAGATATTATTCACGATCTATTTGCTAAAAAGAAAGACGCTTTTAACTCTCAAAGTCTGACGCGCGCAAAACTCATGAAGGTAGAATATGCGTCATTGGCTTGTGGTGATGGTGAAAATAAAGGGATTGATTTTAACAAATTCTCAACCCCAACAGCTATTCTTAATTTGGTAGACAGTACGGCATTTCCAACCAAAAATGTGGATTCTGACACAGAAAAAAGAAGAAAAGAAGGCAATAACATGTATCCCAACAGATTACACATTCTTACTGAATGTGTTGTAGAAGAAATTTTGAATGAAAATAATCAAGCTTATGGATTATTAACATCAAGAGGTACCATTGCATTGAATAATGCAGAATTGATATTAGCAACCGGAGCTATGCCACCTGCGACGTTGATTCAAAAATCATTCAACCATGAATCGGCAGGTAAGCATTTTACAGCTCATACAATTTCTGCTATTACAGCAAGAGTAAAGAAAGATAAATTATTAGAGTTAATAGAAAATCGCAATTTACAGATGGGAGCGATTTATCTGCCTTTCTTTGCAGAAAATGGTCAGCAGTTTCATATTCAATTGTCGATTATTCATGATCCAAATCCGAATAAAAATCAGGAACTGGCAATGCGTTATATGCCTGATGTTGTATCTACTGCTTCTCCAGAACAATTGAAAGACTCAGAAAATTATGTAATATTAGTGTGTGCTATCTTAGGCGAATTAGATATTCATAATGAATACGCATCTTTTAACGCTAATAAAGATTCAGATGCGACTACAGGAAGTTTACTAAGATGTAATCCTAGCCTTAAAGATAAAAAAACCTGGGATGATATGGGTAAAACGACCTATAATATTCTTGACTATTTATTTGATGATCCTGAATATTGGTATAGTGATTTGAACTATTATCAAGAATGTCATGTAAGTGGTACAGATTTTTTGCCTGAACGTTATGCAATCCAAAACTCATGGGTAAAAAAAGAAGAGCGTACAAGATATCCCCATGTACCGGCAATGGTACACGAAGGTTCTACTCTACCCATTGAAAATAATAATGTAGATCGTGATAATAAAAAAATTGAGGCAGTAGTAAATTTAGATTATCAACTGATAAATCAAGGCAAGCCTGTATCGAATTTATTTATAACAGGAGCTTCATTATGGGCGCAAAGCGGTGCCTGGAATCCTACGTTAACCATGACGGCAATGGCATTACAATTAGCTGATAAACGAATTGCAGCTAAGGAAAAGCAACAACCCACATCTGAAAACACAGAATCTACAGCTATTCTTGAATTAATTGATCAATCTAAATTTTAATCATGATGAATACTAACGAAACTGATAACCTGTTAGAAGTAAGTCTAGATTTACAATCTGTAGAAAATATGGATGGGGTCTATACTTGCATCAAAGATGTTGATTCCCGATTTGTATTTTGCAACGAAAATTTCGCAAAATTAGTAGGAAGTTCTGTCTCGGAAATCGTAGGAACAATTGATGACAGAGCAGATCATGTACAAGATGATGAAGCGGTCCGAAAATCAGAAATCCCATTATTGAATCATCGTGAGTTAATAGAATTACCAGACGGCTCTCAACAGCCCATTCTTACCCAAAAAGGATTATGGCGATGTACAACCGACAAATCTGAAATTCTAGGTACAACCGTTAATTTCTCTTTACAAAAAACTAAAGAAGCCTGGATCAAAGATTTAGGACTAAAAATGGTAGATCGTGTAGGGTACTTTGGCATTGACAATACTCACGAAGCCGATAAAGACAGTACCTATTCTTTGAATTTTATTTTAATAGATAATCTTCCGAAGTTAAAATTACACAAACTCGCAATGGATGAACAATGGTTTTTTCATGAAGGTTCTGCTTTGCAAATTTATATTTTCGATTTGGTAAAAAAAACGGCAACCGTTAAGACTTTAGGTAAAAATATTGCTAAAGACGAAAAACTACAAGTTGTGGTGCCCAAAAACACATGGTTTGGCGCTGAAGTCGTAAGTAAAGATTTTAATTTAAGCAGTTGCAGCTTAGCTCCAGCTTTTTATGAAGGTTGTAGCACTTCTTTACCAGCAGATAGCAACGAAAGAAAAGCATTTTTGGATGATTTGAAACATACTTTTCCAGAATATCTTGATGTAATCGATGAACTTTCTTAAGTTTTATAATTAA comes from Chryseobacterium sp. 3008163 and encodes:
- a CDS encoding GMC family oxidoreductase translates to MANFASSKNLGNGYPTPGPQRPDIQDIMNHAYFLTDGQWKEAKENNSYDYVIIGSGFCGYAFAKRILEKDKEAKILMVERGGFLLPTHFQNLGASYKKLVGPISETFPWSLSQSTMLEKAPYRVTQHGMLPYFGGRSFLWSAWCPQPEKAQVEKWSPVLFNSLTQKNGETSYFDDAIKLLHVHKSNALPFSKNLKKLGLENNLDQLRLPEYGTLQDIIHDLFAKKKDAFNSQSLTRAKLMKVEYASLACGDGENKGIDFNKFSTPTAILNLVDSTAFPTKNVDSDTEKRRKEGNNMYPNRLHILTECVVEEILNENNQAYGLLTSRGTIALNNAELILATGAMPPATLIQKSFNHESAGKHFTAHTISAITARVKKDKLLELIENRNLQMGAIYLPFFAENGQQFHIQLSIIHDPNPNKNQELAMRYMPDVVSTASPEQLKDSENYVILVCAILGELDIHNEYASFNANKDSDATTGSLLRCNPSLKDKKTWDDMGKTTYNILDYLFDDPEYWYSDLNYYQECHVSGTDFLPERYAIQNSWVKKEERTRYPHVPAMVHEGSTLPIENNNVDRDNKKIEAVVNLDYQLINQGKPVSNLFITGASLWAQSGAWNPTLTMTAMALQLADKRIAAKEKQQPTSENTESTAILELIDQSKF
- a CDS encoding cupin domain-containing protein; this encodes MMNTNETDNLLEVSLDLQSVENMDGVYTCIKDVDSRFVFCNENFAKLVGSSVSEIVGTIDDRADHVQDDEAVRKSEIPLLNHRELIELPDGSQQPILTQKGLWRCTTDKSEILGTTVNFSLQKTKEAWIKDLGLKMVDRVGYFGIDNTHEADKDSTYSLNFILIDNLPKLKLHKLAMDEQWFFHEGSALQIYIFDLVKKTATVKTLGKNIAKDEKLQVVVPKNTWFGAEVVSKDFNLSSCSLAPAFYEGCSTSLPADSNERKAFLDDLKHTFPEYLDVIDELS